The Pristiophorus japonicus isolate sPriJap1 chromosome 2, sPriJap1.hap1, whole genome shotgun sequence DNA segment gctgtcctctctcaggatgtcagcattcgtcctcccatccCTACCACACCCTTGCTGTTGCCGATCAGCCAGCCAACCTGGACTGCTGCCGCCTGTGTCGAGATGGTGCAGTCCACGGCCGGGCCTtctcggcccagagctgcttgaggtcgtcctccaaggccatctgcaggctttcccactgaaagtcagcagtcttccacctgcgacgctgcagccattggggtagcactgcgtaggtgcactaggacaggcaaaggcactaaGTGGATTCACAAGGGTGATTAGATTACAGTTGTCTGCAATATGGCATGGGTTCTCAAACTTTTTGCTTCTGAGGCCCCGCTCCCGTATTATAAAAATTCCACAGATCCCCCTGTAAAACAACACGTAATTTTGCTGTATAAAAATTAGTTACacaattaaatatatatatttattattatttttgttgTACTTATATCCCGGACCATCCACTGTAAGACCCGATTCAGTGCATTCACCTGGAGTTTATATCCCGAACCATCCCCTGTATTAtgacctggttcagtctattccccggGATCTGATGCTGACAGCATTCTGCCCCTATATTTGCCACTTGGTACAATGGGTAAGGTTTTTGACCCTCGGCCATGGCCGGGATCTTCATGACCATTCCGAGGTATTGTGTGTGATTTGTCCCACAATTAGTATCAGTGGGGTATACTCAGATCAACCCTCGGAGTTGGCATGCTGTCAGATTGCTTGGATCACTGGCCATGCCTTTTGCTTCCTCATTACTGATCCAGCTGGGGACCTCTCCCTGGTGCAGCTGGTCCACATTGGCACGCACTTGACCATTTACCCATGCCCCATAGGCGTGACATAGCATTTCATTTTTATTTTCTCGCTGGTTCTGTATTTTGGCATCTATTAGACGGCCAGTGGTCTTTGCATGTGCCTTTAGGATGTGGGTTATTCCCAACAGGGTTTCCGTCGTGTTTGTCCCCAGCTGGTTTCACTTTTGAGCCTTGATATTTGTTTGTGCAAAtacccgcctatttccacctccataacaacacccatctccgcccttgcctcagctcatctgctgctgaagctctcatccatgcctttgttacctctaggcttgcctcctccaacatactcctggctgacctcccacattttaccctacataaACTCGAGGTAATCCAAAAcgtgactgcccatgtcctaactcacaccatcacccctgtgctcgctgacctacattggcttccagttaagcaacaccttgatttcaaaattctcatccttattttcaaatccctcctgggcctcacccctccctatctctgtaatctcctctaagcccagaaccacccctccccccaagacggctgcgctcctctaattctgccctcttgagcatccctgattataatcgctcaaacattagtggccgtgcctcagttgcctaggccccaagctctggaatatcctgcctaaacctttccgcctctctacctctctttcctcgttcaagatctccttaaaacctacctctttgagcaaacttttggtcacctgcgctaatttctattgttgcggctcggtgtaaaatttttcatctcataatactcctgtgaagcgcctcgagacgtttcaccacattaaatgcgctatatattACATCATTTAGTCTCTCCAATACAGTTTACATCATCAATCTGTGCTGTATATCTCTCTCAATGGATTGAAGTACTTACACACTGCCTAGGAGCCATTTTATCAgcaggcagcatggtggccagcTACTAATCTGtggctgtgcgtgtgtgtctgtgcagaGAACTTTCTgcagcatccgagagaacgagaggtacgtggatagctcgtttcaggcgttggtcaccccacagattaaaaggatacaggaggatagggaatgggtgaccgtcgcacacaagagtatggcgaggcaggtagtgcaggagtcccctgaggctatcccgctctccaatcggtactctattctgactactggcgagggcggtgatgcctctggggagtgcagccagggccaaggccacagcaccgtgggtggctcagctgcacagggggggaggaagaagacgggaagggctatagtgataggagattcaatagttaggggagcagatgggcgcttctgcggcagcaaaagtgacatcaggatggtgtgttgtctccctggtgcaagggtcaatgatgtcactgagcgactgcagggcattctggcgagggaaggggaacagccagtggtaccaacgacataggtagaaagaggagtgaggtcctgaaagctgagtttagggagctaggagtaagattgaaagccaggacctcaaaggtggtaatctcgggattactgccagtgccacgtactagtgagggtagaaataggaaggctagtcagataaatacgtggctggggcattggtgtcggagggagagctttagtttcctaaaccattgggaccgcttctggggtaagtgggacctgtacaagtcggacaggttacacctcaatagagatgggaccaatgttctcgtgggtggttttgatagtgcggttgggagggctttaaactaatttggcagggggatggaaacccaggagagggctctgagctagttagagtggatgagagctcagatgaacagaaccccaagaaaggatgcaaaaggcaggaggcaacagagcagagtagcactggggtaagtgtaaaccacaaggtgataggaagggacaatatgtatgaatataaaggggctgcaggaggggtcaaaacttaaaatcatggtttaaaaactagttttaaaacactttacctaaacgcatgcagcattcgaaacaaagtaaatgagtttacggcacaaatcattacaaatggatatgatttggtggccattacagaaacgtggttgcagggtggccaagactgggaattaaacatacaggggtatgtgacaattcggaaagatagacaagaagggaaaggaggtggggtagctctgttaataaaggatgatatcagggcagttgtgagagacgatattggctctaatgaacaaaatgttgaatcattgtgggtggagatgagagatagtaaggggaaaaagtcactggtgggcgtagtttataggccccaaataataacttcatggtggggcggacaataatcaagggaataatggaggcatgtgaaaaaggaatggcagtaatcatgggggattttaacctacatatcgattggtcaaatcaaatcgcacggggtagccttgaggaggaattcacagaatgcatacgggattgtttcttagaacagtatgttacagaacctacaagggagcaagctatcttagatctggtcctgtgtaatgagacaggaataataaacaatctcctagtaaaagatcctctcggaatgagtgatcacagaatggttgaatttgtaatacagattgagggtgaggaagtagtgtctcaaacgagcgtactatgcttaaacaaaggggactacagtgggatgagggcagagttggctaaagtagactggaacacagactaaatggtggcacaattgaggaacagtggaggacttttaaggagctctttcatagtcctcaacaataatatattccagtgaaaaagaagggcggtaagagaagggataaccagccgtggataaccaaggaaataaaggagagtatcaaattaaaaaccaatgcgtataaggtggccaaggttagtgagaaactagaagattggacaaattttaaacaacagcaaagaatgactaagaaaggaaagatagattatgaaggtaaacttgcgcaaaacataaaaacagatagtaaaagcttttaccgatatataaaatggaaaagagtgactaaagtaaatgttagtcccttagaagatgagaaggaggatttaataatgggaaatgtggaaatggctgagaccttaaacaattattttgcttcggtcttcacagtggaagacacaaaaaccaagccaaaaattgctggtcacgggaatgtgggaagggaggaccttgagacaatcactatcactagaggggtaatgctggacaggctaatggatctcaaggtagacaagtcccctggtcctgatgaaatgcatcccagggtattaaaagagatggcggaagttatagcagatgcattcgttataatctaccaaaattctctggactctggggaggtaccagcagattggaaagcagctaatgtaacacctctgtttaaaaaagggggcagacaaaaggcaggtaactataggccggttagtttaacatctgttgttgggaaattgcttgaagctatcattaaggaagaaatagcgggacatctagataggaatagtgcaatcaagcagacgcaacatggattcatgaaggggaaatcatgtttaactaatttactggaattctttgaggatataacgagcatggtggatagaggtgtaccgatggatgtggtgtatttagatttccaaaaggcattcgataaggtgccacacaaaaggttactgcagaagataaagatacacggagtcagaggaaatatattagcatggagagagaattggctggctaacagaaagcagagagtcgggataaatgggtccttttcgggttggaaatcggtggttagtggtgtgccacagggatcggtgctgggaccacaactgtttacaatatacatagatgacctggaagaggggacagagtgtagtgtaacaaaatttgcagatgacacaaagattagtgggaaagcgggttgtgtagaggacacagaggctgcaaagagatttagataggttcagcgaataggctaaggtttggcagatggaatacaatgtcggaaaatgtgaggtcatccaccttgggaaaaaaaacagtaaaagggaatattatttgaatggagagaaattacaacatgctgcggtgcagagggacctgggggtccttgtgcatgaatcccaaaaagttagtttgaggtgcatcaggtaatcaggaaggcgaatggaatgttggccttcattgcgagagggatggagtacaaaagcagggaggtcctgctgcaactgtacagggtataggtgaagctgcacctggagtactgcgtgcagttttggtcaccttacttaaggaaggatatactagctttggagggggtacagagacgattcactaggctgattccggagatgaggggttaccttatgatgatagattgagtagactgggtctttactcgttggagttcagaaggatgaggggtgatcttatagaaacatttaaaataatgaaagggatagacaagatagaggcagagaggttgtttccactggtcggggagactagaactagggggcacagcctcaaaatacaggggagccaatttaaaaccgagttgagaaggaatttcttctcccagagggttgtgaatttgtggaattctctgcccaaggaagcagttgaggctagctcattgaatgtattgaaattacagacagatagatttttaaccaataagggaattaagggttatggggagcgggcgggtaagtggagctgagtccacggccagatcagccatgatcttgttgagtggcggagcaggctcgaggggctagatggcctactcctgttcctaattcttatgttcttatgccacacCACTTCCTGAAGACTTTTGCAACTTGAGAAAATGATAAGAAGCATCAAACACTAATAGAATCATTGCAACAACCAGAAGAAATTAACCAGCATCTAAGCTGTAAGTAGTCGATGATctcttgttgatgatccctttaagtagcactggtgGGAGGTCCTCCCTGCTGCTTAACGCGTGTTCAGCTGTGTGAAGTTAAGAGAGGGCATCGGCTGGGGCTCGAAACTGGCACCATTGAAGTTAAATATGCCGTCTGGCACGATTTGCAACAGAAGTGTCCGCACGGTCATCGGAAGCCATTTTGGTGTCTGAAcagcctacattacaatagtgactacactttaaaagcacTCCAATaattgtaaagcgcattgggacatcctgaggatatgtaacgcgttatataaatgcaaaaatCTTTCTTTCCTTTTGAATCTCTGCCATGTCTATGTAACCAAAATTCCCCTTGTGTTCAATTTCATACAGATTTTTCCTGCCATTCCGGATTCAAGCACATTACTTCTATCTTTTTTTCAGTCTCTCTTGAgcttttctctcctctctccatCCTTCCTGTCATCTGGTTACACTATCTTTCATTTCTACCTGCTCAGATACTGTGCCCCCTACTTTCTCAAACCATCACTACTCATCTGCCTTCCTACTCTCTTCCTGCCATCGCAGGTTTGAATCTCCCTTGAATAAGCCCATGACTACCTTTTGGTCCTCTCTCGACATAACATCACCAACTTCTCTTCCTGGCCTACATGCTAGAACACATTGTAACTAGtttgctctcctcaggtactgcccttCTGCTTAACACTATCATCATAAACCCCTCTCCTCGAAAAACACACTCTGTCCTTGCAAACCACTGTcctttctccaaccttcctttctccTCCAAAGCCCTTGATTTTTTGTCACCTTCCAATCCATGCCCATCTCTTGTCAAAGTACAGGTTTGAATCCTAactaaagtcacaaattacattctcgTTGACTATTATCATCATGCAttatctctcctcatcctcctcgaacTCTCTCAGACATTGACACATTTGACCAGATCCTCCTCCAACACTTCTCTTTTGTTGCCAGCTCAGTGACACTGCCCTTTCTTGTTCTACTCTATCTAGAATGAGTGACCTGTACTCAATTTATGGAAATATCGGCTCTGATTTCCAATCTACATTACATTAATACTTCAGTTGCCAGGTGGAACTGTGGGAAGCACAAAAATAAATAGAATATAGTTGAAAACACACTTTGTATTTTAATAGTACAAATAGGAAATTATCTTTTTAGCCAATTTGACATTTATTTTAGTGACTATTAATGATTTCTTTTAAAAACAGGCTTAAATGTGAAGCTTTGTGAATTGCTGAGTAAAAATATTTTTCACAATTCAGTACATCAAAATCCAATTTAGTAAATAAGGTTTCTTGTAAAGCGATTTGTAAAACAATATTTTAAATCTGTTGGCAAACTTAAAAAAACCATTGCAAAATTTATAATCGTTACACTACATAAATGCTTAAATACTTCATTGTTATAGTTACAAATACTTGGGTACAGAACAGTACTGATCTGCCTCATCACTTACCTTCTGCTGGTCGATTCTGGGATTTTAACACATAATGCCTCGTAACAATGAATGTCAAGAAAACGGCTACACCAAAAATTAGTATCTTCAAAGCAGCAGCCAAACGCCCAGATATGTCCACCAATGCTTGAAAGTTCAAACAGAATTGCAAGTTAAATGGTCAAGTCCTAATGTAGCTCCATTGTTTTGAAAATCACACATAGCTCTCCTCCCCGAAACACACAAAAAATAAAGAAAACGCCCTTTCAATATGTTTATTTTTACAATTTAGTCATTTGAGTGAGGAGGAATTTGTATCAATCCTAGCATTCAAACACTGGAGACCAGCAAACACAACAGTTCTTTGGTATTTGATGGTTAATGCACAATCTATTCATTAGCTGTGGTTGGACTTTCCACTTCAAAGAAAATAAAACTTACATTTCACATGCAAGAGAAAAATGAGATAGCACAAGTGCAGTCCATGAGGCACGTTATCAAAATGACCTTGTGTTTATCTTATGGTGCCTTTAGATAAACACGATATAACACATTAGTAGTGACTATGAAATATTCACTTGGAAAACACGATTATTAACCAATTCTGACCTTCATTCACTTTTTATAATTGCATACAATAACATTACCTGTTGGTCACTTTTCTCAGAGATCTGTTCAGTGCTTATATGTCAACTATTGCTTCATTATGTTGTTGTGGTGTGCTGAATTCAATTAAAAATTATTGTGTTTTTTTGGTTCATTCAGATTGCACAAGATACCATTAATGTAGAGTAAATTTGGTATATATGCCAGAAATATCAGCAGGCTAAAAAGGCATTGATTATCCATAAATAAACTGGTTTTAAGAATTAATTGTTGAAAAAAATAATGCTCTTCGTCAAATTGTTTTAATTTGGACTAATAATTTTTTCTCAATTTAATATATAAATACCAAGGTTTATAGCTTTTATAATTTTAGTGGATATTTACTTTGCACACTTAATTTGGTTCCATTCCCAAGGCCTCTTCGAACTGGCGCAGGTATTTCAACAAACACATTACAGCGGTACAGTCCCGCATCATCCTGAATGATATTTTCAATTGTCAGCTTTGAATTTGTTTTGTTCATGGCATGAGAGAGTCTGTTGATGTAAGCTggatttgtagcagcactggtaatGGTTGCATTGAGGACTGGGACCGAGTCTTTGGTCCATTCAACCTGGATGCTTTCAATCATTTGGTCCTCTTCATAAGAGCACTGCATGTTGATGGAGTCTCCTTCAAAGGCCTCTATTTCTGGAGGAGACTGAGAGACTTCCATCCTATCTGTGACCACTGTCAAGGGAAGAACAGAATAAACAAGCTGGAGAGTGTTTTCAAAGGATGCAGCAGTGATATACCAAAAGGTAGTTGAGACAGCCATTTTTTTCTTATTGTTAAACTTATTTTTACAGCTTTATCTGATTAAAATTTGAATGTTTTCAACAGATTCCTGTTGAGGTCGTTACATATATCAAAATTATACAGTGCAAAGCATCCACACTGTATCAATAGAGTAATGTCAAAGAAATTCCACAGAGTAAGTGAAAAAAGTGAGGtggaattaagacagaaagaatcgAGTTATTCATAACTATATTGTACTCATAAAGTATAAAAGCATATGATGCTTACCAGCAACAAGTAGATGATTTGTCAGAAGTACCAATAATAACTGGCATTTTCCTACATCCTTCATACTGTCACTTACTTGAGAAGCTGCTACATTTGCCTTTTATCAATATGAAAATGTCTTTGTTGTGGAATATTTCAAAATACTCAACAAAAATCTGAAAACGAGGATCCAAATGGAATTTATTTGCACGCGTGGGAGACAACTTGCTCTCTGTTTTGAGCCAAGCTTCTCAAATTGCTACAGCATGTACTCGATTTTTATACATTCAAATGATGCATTGTACAAAGTCCCCGCCTCCCTTCTAGAACATTCCATATTAGATCATTAGTTTTCATTCTGTTACTACCGGGTGTCCACCTTAGTTTAGATAACAGTTAGACAGTAGGCAGTTGAGGTCAGCTCATTTAGCTTAATCATATTTCACTTTATCTTGTTTAGTCTTGTCCATTGCTTCACCACACAGGCTATTATCCAAGATGGTCAGCACATTTAGCTTAATCATATTACGTTTTATCTTGTTTCGACTTGCCAATTGTTTTGTCACATAAGCTGTTTATTCAAGATATCTGGTTTCTTGCCACACACGCTATGGTCCCTGTATTGGGCCCTGTCTCCCTCGTGCTCCCCTTTCAGTCCCCTCTATAATTGGCTATAATTGGCCCAAGGTAGCCACTGAGTTTAAGTGCTGATAGTCTGGAGAAGTTTGCTCTAATCTGTACATGTTCTCGTACACGGCTCTCTGCGTTTGAGTGGTTGTGGCTTTTGCCAACTTTCTGATTCTTTGTCGCCTGTATTTATAACAGCAGCTTGCTATCAGGTAATATAGTGATTATTACCTGGAAGGAGACCAGGGTGTGGGATACTATTCTTATCCAGGGATGTATCTGGACGTTCATGCTCCGTGGCATTGAAGATCATCTGTCGTCTTTTGTATACTACTATCAGTTAATGAAGTCCACTAGTGGTTGGTGTTTGTGGGTGGAAACAGAAGCTCGCCGTGTTGCTCGGGCATATGAGCGGTCTGTAGGCGAACTGTTTTTCACTCGTAGTCACACAGTACTTCCCCTTATCCTTGTAGGCAACCCGGGTTGGCTCGTATTGAATCTGCATTACTTCCACAGTGCAATTTGTGGTAGTATTCCTATATTTTACACTTGGTACAATGGGTAAGGTTTTTGGCCCTCAGCCATGGCTGGGATCATCATGATCATTCCGAAGTATTGTGTGTGATTTGTCACACAATTTGTATCAGTGGGGTATACCTGGATCACCCTCGGAGTTGGCATGCTGTCAGATTGCTTGGATCACTGGCCATATCTTTTGCTTCCTTGTTACTGATCCAGCTGGGGACCTCTCCCTGGTGCAGCTGGTCCACATTGGCACGCACTTGACCATTTACCCATGCCCCACAGGCGTGACATAGCATTTCATTTTTATTTTCTCGCTGGTTCTGTGTTTTGGCATCTATTAGACGGCCGGTGGTCTTTGCATGTGCCTTTAGGATGTGGGTTATTCCCAACAGGGTTTCTGCTGTGTTTGTCCCCAGCTGGTTTCACTTTTGAGCCTCGATGTTTGTTTGTGTCAAAACCCGCTTTATTTTGTTATTTAACTTTTCGAGCTCTTACTCTCGATTTCTAGGGTATTGACGAGTAAAGTTCCCATGTTGAACACGGTCCCCACAACCCCCATTTTTTCCTGCCCAACTTTCTTTCTCGTTTACTACATGTCTCCGACCCTTGGGCAGTTTGGTCTATGACATTTTTTATTAGCGTTTTATATAGCTGTTGGGTTTTTGGGCTACATCATGTTGGGAGGAATATCCGAACCAGATTTAATAGCACAGGCACAAGCTCATTTTCATACAATATTCTCCCATTGTTCACCAATACCAGTCCATCTTTAGGACCTGGGTTGTCTCCGGACACTCCCAGGGTTTCAGTGTCGTAGTGGTTGGTGGTGGTATTGTTAGTGGCTTCGTAGGTGAGGTCGTTGTTGTTGGGTGTGGTGGGCAGACTCTCCACCATCCTGTGTTGCTCAAATGTGCTAAGCTGTTCCAACTGCTTGGTGGGACTTTGTTGTTTTCAGGGTCTTTCAGGTTTGCTGGTGTCCACCACCAACACTGTACCTATGACCTCGGGTCTCAATGTAAGTGTAGATTGACATGAAATTTTGCTTTTGGGTGCATGACAAGCTTGTCCAGTAAGACACATTTTTAAAGCAGGTGTTTTTAATGTGAGCTAGCTATGGGAGCGTGAAACATAAATCGTGTTTTTACCATGAGGTTAAAGGAATCAATATGGTGGATCTGAATTCTGTTTGGTGTGAGGAAGCCTTTTAATTTCTAGCTGAGGGTTGAGCAGTACCTTGTTTGGTCAGAAATTCATCTAAAATGGAAAGATCAAAAGTGTCAAACATTTAATTGGATACAGTTGGGGAATTACAGATTCTTAGTGTATGTGCTGGAGCGCAGCtccctggaacatcgtggtggaggtgcggtgaatgagggtacaggacccaaaagagccaagggcccaggggctgcacagacctgcccacactgggatatgtgtgtgcactaggtccatgcagcagagcaggtctccaattgtcctggttaatccttgctactgaataaaggcctaactctgtcaagcccctgtggtggctgatgtgcaacggtcaccacatgttaaaaaaattcatgcacaggcatcttccacccctcaactggagttcaggattggaacatcaggtccttcattgaaatatctgtgaactctcgtggaagcaagtcatcctcgttcgagggaccgcctatgatgatgatgacccacgtACACCTGTCTGTATCTAATTCGACATCGTGGAAGTTGGTTCAGTTGTGGATCCCATTCGAGTATCCTCCTATGCCATTCGAGTATCCTCCTACTGTGTTTCCTCTGGTGAAGAGGGACCATTTTCCATGTTCTGCATATTCtacgcaaggccagcatttattgcccatccctaattgtccttgagaaggtggtggtgaaccgccttcttgaaccgtgtggttcccactcccacagtgctattaaggatggagttccaggattttgtcccagtgacgatgaaggaacaacgatatacttccaagtcaggatggtgtgtgacttggagaggaacttggaggtgatggtgttcccatgcgcctgctgcccttgtccttctaagtggtagaggttgtgagtttgggaggtgctacttgaagaagtcttggtgagttgctgcagtgcatcttgtagatggtacacactgtagccatggtgcgctggtggtggagagagGGAATTTTTAAGGTGCTGGGGTGCCGATTAAGCAGgctattttgtcctggatggtgtcaagcttcttgagtgttgctggagcagtactcatccaggcaagtggagagtatttcatcacactcctgacttgtgctttgtaaatGGTGGCAAGACTTTGGGGAGATAGGTGGTGAGACACTCGACGCAGGATAcctagcctctgatctgctcttgtaacgacagtatttatgtggctggtccagttaagtttctggttaatggtgacccccaggatgttgatggtgggggatttggcaatggtaatgccgttgaatgtcaaggatagGTGGTTAGACTCCCacctgttggagatagtcattgcctggcacttagcgtgaatgttacttgccacttatcagcccaagcctgaatgtccaccaggtcttgctgcacacgggcatggactgtttcattatctgaagaattgtgaatggcactgaacactgtgcagtcatcagcgaacatccccacttctgaccttatgatggtggaaaggtcattgataaagcagctgaagatagttgtttctaggacactgccctgaggaactcctgctgcaatgtaatgggctgagatgattgacctccaaccaccacaaccatcttcctttgtgctaggtataactccagccagtggagagttttccccctgaatcccattgacttcagttttactcggggtccttgatgccacactcagtcaagagCTGCCTTGATGTGTCAatagcagtcactctcacttcacctctggaattcagctcttttgtccatgtttggaccaaggctgtaatgaggtctggagctgagtggtcctggcggaactcaaactgagcatcagtgagcaggttattggtgatcaagtgtcgcttgatagcactgtcgacgacaccttcaatcactttgctgatgattgagagtagactgatggggcggtaattgaccggattggatttgtccttttttttgtggacaggacatacctggacagttttccacattggctGTTAGATGCCAGttgtagctgtacaggaacagcttggATAGAGGCATGGCTcgttctagagcacaagtcttcatgTTGTCAGGACCCATTGCCTTTGccttatccagtgcactcagctgtttcttgatatcatgtggagtgaatcgaattggcagaacactggcttctgtaatggtggggacctcaggaggaggctgatatggatcatccatttggcacttctggctgaagatggttgtaaacgcagcagacttgtcttttgcactcaaatGTTGCactccatcatcattgaggatagggatattaATGGAGCCTCCTgttccgttagttgtttaatggtccatcaccattcatgactggatgtggcaggactgcagagctgagatctgatccgttgattgtggattTGCTTAGCCCTGTCTTTCGCCTGTTGCTTCtgttttttagcatgcatgtaatcc contains these protein-coding regions:
- the LOC139228234 gene encoding uncharacterized protein, with the translated sequence MADPTAARQHSHRFSDAALDAFLDTLKRRRVPTHRGLWREISQVSAIVTVATTATECVQKWNDMMRLAAEPLEQVSTCQFLPAKLIKLKKKQLSALDKAKAMGPDNMKTCALERAMPLSKLFLYSYNWHLTANVENCPDEFLTKQVVTDRMEVSQSPPEIEAFEGDSINMQCSYEEDQMIESIQVEWTKDSVPVLNATITSAATNPAYINRLSHAMNKTNSKLTIENIIQDDAGLYRCNVFVEIPAPVRRGLGNGTKLSVQSKLNFQALVDISGRLAAALKILIFGVAVFLTFIVTRHYVLKSQNRPAEGK